Within the Clostridia bacterium genome, the region GTTGCTCGTGCTGGATTTGGCCGTACAGCAAAAACTCCAGCGACACTGAGCATTGTCACTGGAGTCACACCCGGCGCTGTATTGGCATCGGCGGCTACCTACTCAGCGGATCCTCTCGCTATGCGGTTCGCCTTGCGGGCCAGCTGCGACTTGCGCCGCGCTGCTTGGTTCTTATGAATAACGCCCTTCTTCGCCGCGCGGTCGATGGCGCTGAACGCGCGGTTTAGCTGATTCTCGGACGCTCCAGCCTCAGGCTGGGCCAATGCCTCGTGGAAACGGCGGATCGCCGTCTTGACGGAGGACTTTACTGAAGCGTTCCTGAGCGTTCGGACTCTAGAAGTCCTCACTCGCTTCTCTGCCGACTTGTTGTTTGGCACTCTACTACACCTCCTCCGCCTGTAGATTGCGCAAATATGATTCTACCACGCTCATCATCCCAATGCAAGCACC harbors:
- the rpsT gene encoding 30S ribosomal protein S20: MPNNKSAEKRVRTSRVRTLRNASVKSSVKTAIRRFHEALAQPEAGASENQLNRAFSAIDRAAKKGVIHKNQAARRKSQLARKANRIARGSAE